Proteins found in one Drosophila innubila isolate TH190305 chromosome X, UK_Dinn_1.0, whole genome shotgun sequence genomic segment:
- the LOC117788668 gene encoding ubiquitin carboxyl-terminal hydrolase 7-like → MVEEIEEYQLRSEAIFSYTFKNIGPNKKDQRSEPFYVRMLPWRILIVPNNRALGVFLQCNADSRDTSWSCYAIAKFNLVCYKPNAKPFTRNKIDRLFKFNKNDFGYSNFITWVLLNNRDNCYVLNDSITIEVHVVADVPHGIQWDSKKDTGYNGLKKRECTRYLNSVLQMLYFTNAFRSAVYHMQTDIDDESKLVGFQLQRIFHELQLGDRPVNTKKITLFACCEILDSFLPYIAQEFLCNLLHKLEWSMKETCPKSTILGLFKGKMSSYIKLENIKYILTPHETFYDIKLNIKGKKNIYDSFKDFIAIKKLDGTSKCKCDEMFGVRSNKGVIFTSLPPVLHIHLKRFHHDPNGNNFIIDQDHFEFYEEINLDAFLAARENTPADYILHSVLVHSGNYNGAQYVVFINPKADGRWFKFADDVVSSCRKEEAIDRNYGGTNGKHNSIAYMLVYIRQSELNRVLSDIPENEVLSDLIERLGRRETNLDVPIHVMLENYFESQEIRRLIKLEKTFKHPSKNKPIQAVKDMDEMKETPLKLSSKRMRMWSIEQISNVKRPIEMMPQSDNIAHKYNQEDDDLTKSMLPLIDFHESRSDQQSHRKDNECISSNLPPQDSAAAPVAAATVATAAATPSATSSGFSTSSNCIPSQDDALFLQHLGNKLGRYSMNTKNSVQFLINHILYQADMGCYDNAVTKDLLNSN, encoded by the exons ATGGTCGAAGAGATAGAGGAGTATCAATTGCGCTCGGAAGCGATTTTCTCGTATACCTTTAAGAATATTGGTCCAAATAAGAAAGATCAACGATCAGAGCCTTTCTATGTCCGTATGCTGCCATGGAGAATATTGATCGTACCCAATAATAGAGCATTAGGCGTCTTTCTTCAATGCAATGCTGATAGTCGTGATACCTCCTGGTCATGCTATGCCATCGCCAAATTTAATCTCGTATGTTACAAGCCGAATGCGAAACCATTTACCCGCAACAAAATAGATcgattattcaaatttaataaaaatgattttggtTATTCGAATTTTATAACCTGGGTGCTACTGAACAATCGGGACAACTGCTATGTTCTCAATGACAGCATTACAATCGAAGTGCATGTTGTTGCCGATGTTCCGCACGGAATTCAATGGGATTCCAAGAAAGACACCGGCTACAATGGCTTGAAGAAACGAGAATGCACCAGATACTTGAATTCGGTGCTGCAGATGTTGTATTTTACAAACGCATTCCGTTCGGCTGTTTATCACATGCAGACTGATATCGATGATGAAAGCAAACTTGTGGGCTTTCAACTACAGCGAATCTTCCATGAGCTGCAGTTGGGTGATCGTCCCGTTAACACCAAGAAGATAACACTTTTCGCTTGCTGCGAGATTCTCGATTCGTTTTTACCGTATATTGCGCAAGAATTTTTGTGCAACCTACTCCACAAATTGGAGTGGAGTATGAAGGAGACCTGCCCGAAAAGCACAATTCTAGGACTTTTTAAGGGCAAAATGTCATCGTACATTAAATTAgagaatatcaaatatattctAACACCCCACGAAACATTCTACgatattaaactaaatatcaaaggaaagaaaaatatcTATGACTCATTTAAAGACTTTATCGCAATTAAAAAACTCGATGGTActagcaaatgcaaatgtgatGAAATGTTTGGTGTTCGG TCAAACAAGGGTGTCATATTCACATCTCTCCCTCCGGTGTTGCACATACACTTGAAGCGTTTCCACCACGATCCAAATGGAAATAACTTTATCATAGACCAGGATCACTTCGAGTTCTATGAGGAAATCAATCTCGATGCTTTTTTGGCTGCTCGTGAAAATACACCAGCCGATTATATACTTCATTCCGTACTTGTACACTCGGGCAATTATAATGGCGCACAATATGTAGTCTTCATAAATCCAAAGGCTGATGGACGTTGGTTTAAATTTGCCGACGATGTGGTCTCCAGTTGCCGTAAGGAAGAGGCCATAGATCGAAATTATGGCGGCACTAATGGTAAGCACAATAGCATTGCCTATATGCTCGTCTATATACGTCAATCGGAGCTGAATCGTGTATTGAGTGATATACCTGAAAATGAGGTACTCAGCGATCTGATCGAGCGTCTCGGTCGCAGGGAGACCAATCTCGATGTACCCATTCATGTCATGCTGGAAAATTACTTTGAGTCGCAAGAAATACGTCGTCTCATTAAGCTGGAGAAGACATTTAAGCATCCTTCAAAGAACAAACCAATTCAAGCCGTTAAGGATATGGACGAGATGAAGGAGACGCCATTAAAGCTGTCAAGTAAACGGATGCGGATGTGGTCCATTGAACAGATATCTAATGTTAAAAGGCCCATCGAGATG ATGCCACAATCGGATAATATTgcacataaatataatcaGGAGGATGACGACCTGACAAAATCGATGTTAccattaattgattttcacgAATCTCGCTCCGATCAGCAAAGTCACCGCAAGGATAATGAATGTATCTCAAGCAACTTGCCACCACAAgactctgctgctgctcctgttgcagctgccactgttgcaactgctgctgccacgcccagtgCTACCTCATCTGGATTCTCGACTAGCTCAAATTGTATTCCCAGCCAAGATGATGCCCTCTTTTTGCAACATTTGGGCAATAAGCTCGGGAGATACTCTATGAATACCAAAAATTCAGTACAGTTTCTTATCAATCACATTCTCTATCAAGCCGATATGGGTTGTTACGATAACGCTGTTACGAAAGACTTGCTTAActcaaactaa